A genomic stretch from Falco cherrug isolate bFalChe1 chromosome 3, bFalChe1.pri, whole genome shotgun sequence includes:
- the LOC114015985 gene encoding interferon alpha-inducible protein 27-like protein 2A — protein MKNKVKGAAIGATVGVGVALFGVPAGVCVLGFKATGIAAGSLAAKMMSAAAIANNGAVAAGSTVAVLQSIGAGGFSLGAKIGLMSTLGPLGAVAGSRLFNWKKTSGDKPK, from the exons ATGAAAAACAAAGTCAAAGGAGCCGCCATCGGAGCCACTGTCGGAGTAG GGGTGGCCCTCTTTGGCGTCCCCGCGGGCGTCTGTGTGCTGGGCTTTAAGGCGACCGGCATCGCCGCTGGGTCCCTGGCTGCCAAGATGATGTCAGCAGCTGCCATAGCCAACAACGGAGCAGTGGCGGCCGGCAGCACCGTGGCCGTGCTGCAGTCGATTg gagctggaggtTTTTCTCTTGGTGCCAAAATCGGGCTGATGTCTACCCTGGGGCCGCTCGGTGCAGTGGCCGGTTCCAGGCTGTTCAACTGGAAGAAAACTTCAGGTGACAAACCCAAGTGA